Part of the Bacteroidota bacterium genome is shown below.
TTTGTTTTATGATTTACAACGTATGAGTATAAAACACATCAGGTATTATAAGGGAGTCAGTTACATTATTTAAAAAATCAAACATAAATAATTCTATTTATTAAATAGATGATCCAAATCATATTACAGAATGAAAACAGAATAACAAACTCTTCTTCAAATTTTCAAAATACCTTCAGAATCACCAGTCATCAAGCTAAAATTTTTCTCCACCACCCTTAGCGAAGTATTTGCATAACAATAAACACATAAATGCCTGCATGTGTTATAGGCTCCTATATCCTTACTTACAATGCATCCGCATGCGGGTCTCTGCCCTTTGTCTTTAAGCTTAGGCTTAGGAGCAAAGAGTCCGGTCTTTTCGGGCTTATACCCCAGGAAGTTCATCAGTAGCTTATCGTCGGCAAAAAGCTCCGTCATCAGCTCATCGTCGATACATTTATTGTGTTTAATTCCGTATGCCGTCAGATCTATATCTTCGGCACAGGTGGCAGCTACTAAGCGGGGATTTATTTTATTCCATCCTGAAAGTATTTCACGCATGCCTTCGGCAAATTCTGTTTTTTGTTCAGGGCTAAACTCAGCATCGCCTATATTATCTTTAGTGTAGTAATCAGTGTTTCTGATTAAGTTATTCTGCACCTTTTTGTATTGCATAACATCGGCATAACTAAATACAAAGCTGTTTGTATAAGGCACCAATTCCCTGCCCAAATCCTCTACCCTGTTTAGCAGATCGGCCACCGATGTTTCCGGTGTTAAAATCAAAGGATCGAAACGCCAGATAACTTTCTCCTTCCCTACCCTTTCCGACAATTCTTTAAAAGTGGCCCTTCGTTTGGCAAGTTCAGGTATATCGGGTTCAAGATTTTCCTTTTCGTAATTATTGAGTGTATACTGAAAATAGTAGTTTATATTTTTCCGCTCTATCACATCGAGGTATTTAATAAGCGGAGCAGGATTTTTGGTCCAGAAAACAATAACTCTGGTATTTTTAAACGAAACATATTGGAGCTTCCTGTTAAAAGGGTTTTGCCAGGCTGCATAACCTTTCTCCAAACGCTTTAT
Proteins encoded:
- a CDS encoding DUF1848 domain-containing protein, with the translated sequence MAMAWEKIKLKTESKGVVEGIAPLIISASRSTDIPAFHAEWFIKRLEKGYAAWQNPFNRKLQYVSFKNTRVIVFWTKNPAPLIKYLDVIERKNINYYFQYTLNNYEKENLEPDIPELAKRRATFKELSERVGKEKVIWRFDPLILTPETSVADLLNRVEDLGRELVPYTNSFVFSYADVMQYKKVQNNLIRNTDYYTKDNIGDAEFSPEQKTEFAEGMREILSGWNKINPRLVAATCAEDIDLTAYGIKHNKCIDDELMTELFADDKLLMNFLGYKPEKTGLFAPKPKLKDKGQRPACGCIVSKDIGAYNTCRHLCVYCYANTSLRVVEKNFSLMTGDSEGILKI